CTCGATCCGGTCGACCACCGCACAGCAGGTACTCTCTTTCGCCTCCCGCGGTATCCGCTCCTCCGTGGTGCGGCTCTCCCCCACCTGCCACGGCGAGGGAGACAACGGTTTCATGGCGATGCTGGTCTCCCTCGCCCGCGAAAAGGGCGTCTCCGGCTACATCGGCGACGGCGCCAACCGCTGGCCGGCCGTGCACCGCCTGGACGCCGCTCATCTGTTCCGCCTGGCGGTCGAAAAGGCCCCGGCCGGCTCGGTGCTGCACGGCGTCGCGGAGGAGGGCGTCGCGATCCGTGACGTCGCCGAGGCGATCGGCCGGCACCTCGACATGCCGGTGGTCTCCCTGACACCCGAGGCCGCCGCCGAGCACTTCGGCTGGCTGGCCGGCTTCTTCGGCCTCGACCTCCCGGCGTCGAACACCCTGACCCGCGAGTTGCTGGGCTGGCACCCGACCCACCCGGATCTCCTCGCGGACCTCGACAAGGGGCACTACTTCAACGCCCCTGCCACCAGCGCCTGATGGGACCCCCGGCTGGAGGCCGCAGCGAGCAGACCGCCTCCAGCCGGGTCCGCCGGAAGGGGCCGGCGCCGGGTCTGCTACGGCTGGGTGGGGACGATCGCCACTTCGCCGGGC
Above is a genomic segment from Streptomyces fodineus containing:
- a CDS encoding SDR family oxidoreductase, which translates into the protein MRIFITGASGWIGSAVVPELIEAGHQVAGLARSDASAAVLTAAGAEVVRGTVDDLDVLRDAAAASDGVIHLAFKHDIAFTGDFQGAAEADRRAVDVLGEALAGSDRPFVLASGLAGLTLGRAATERDMPTVDGSPISIRSTTAQQVLSFASRGIRSSVVRLSPTCHGEGDNGFMAMLVSLAREKGVSGYIGDGANRWPAVHRLDAAHLFRLAVEKAPAGSVLHGVAEEGVAIRDVAEAIGRHLDMPVVSLTPEAAAEHFGWLAGFFGLDLPASNTLTRELLGWHPTHPDLLADLDKGHYFNAPATSA